The nucleotide window TATTACAATTTCTCGCAGAGAATGCTTCTGCTAGCGAGCATTAACTTAAAAACTAAACTAATAAATAATTCTAGTTTCAATCAGTGCAAGACAATAATAGAATGAAATGCCAGATGGTACACAGACTTGGTAATTATAAACCATTTGAAAATAGTGTAATTCATGCACGTTTCACACAGCTAATTTTATGTCATCATGCAATGGTTTTGGTCCTTTGACGTGTTCAAACTCTATATTATCAACATTCTTAAACTGAAGACAAAACTCTCACTATGACTAAACACTATGTTCCAATTAGACAAACACAATCATCTGTAAAACAGTAAGTTCTAAATGATAGATTCCAAACATACCGTGACTAAGATCAGTTCCATGCTTTATGCAACATTCATTATATAAAGAAAatataacaaatatatataaatgtatataaCAAATGTATAAAAACACTTGCTCCCAAACATTTGTGAATCTTTATGGGGCTGAAGCTGGGGAGTGAGGCAGTAACTGTTCGACATGTTCTTGGGAATGGTCTGGCCCAATTGGTACAAATAAAGAGGAAGGAAAGGGTTAAAAGAGTTGAGGTCCGTGCTTCCAGTAGGGGGGGAAATCAGGTTTCCAAGGTTAGAGTAAGTTTAGGATCTTAAGAAATTAAAAGGGAATTGGGCAGGTAAGGTCAGTTGTTTATTTTTCTGTTTGCACGCACTTATTGAGGATATTAAAGGGCTCGGGAGATTCAATGAAAAGGATCCATTACAAATAAGGGTAGTAAATACTATTCATTGTCaacatagtatgtgtgtgttcttacagaCGACACTCCCTTTTAGCCGTATACTAAGTACTGGTTCACAAATGAGTGTCTGGGAGGGGCGGCTTGCAACAGTTAGTGAGGACAAAATGTCTTTATAAAATGTAAGCCTCTAAAAAGGCCTAAATTGTCATGAATCATCAAACGAAAAAAATGCAGCGACGGAGCCTTCAATCTGGCTGACATGCAATGAATGTGTGACTTGAATAGACAGTGGGAGGCTTCTTCATGCTGTGAAGCCGTGCGCGTGACCACAGCGTGACGGTGACGGCCGGCGTGGCCGCtccagggggcagaggaggtCGGCAGCATGCATGAGTAGAGGAAAAGAGATACTGTACCAATTGGCACGGGGCGTCCAGCCCGTCCAGACCAGGCTGCCCaggctcccccttctcccccttaaAGCCCCGGAAACCCTGTTTGTGAAGATGACCTGGGAGTGTTACTGAAGGAGGGGGCGTGGCTCCCAAACTGGGAGTGTTacagagggggcggggctccCAGACTGGGAGTGTTACTGAGGGGGCGTGGCTACCTGACTGGGAGTGTTactgaggggggcggggctcccTGACTGGGCGTGTTactgaggggggcggggctcccTGATTGGGAGTGTTACTGAGGGGGCGTGGCTCCCTGACATGCCCtgtcaggaagaggagggaggagctgcCCTGGGGCCTAGTGACATCACAACCAGCCCATCCTTCACACAGCCTCGCAGGGCACACTACGCACCTGAGGCTTAAAGGCACATTGTGCAGTTTTAAATCACCGTTCTGTTCCACACCAGTTGGACTAGAGACGGGAGAATGACATGGGTCTGTAAGCATCCTAGGGGGTAACAGTGTCTGTCTTAGGGCCAGCTGGTTGCCAGGTTGGCTGAGGGGGGCTCCTCCCTTTGGGGGTCTGCTGTGGCTCATGGCTGGGAGAGCGGCTCATTGTTGGGACATACCAATGGGCAAGGTGCATCTAATCCAGGAGCACCTtgttctcctttctcccccttaGGGCCTTTTTTGCCCTtctttcccttctccccctgtgGATACAATAGTTTGGTAAGCTCAATCATTTTAGCTAACAAGAATGACCATCAGTGGGTAATGCTACGTATGTGTGAGACACAAACTACTATATACATGCTGTTGTACTATTTACATGATGCAGACCACATTAGAAACTGTTTGTAGGTTTAGCTTAATTACTGTAACCTGTCATACCAAATAACAAATTCCTCCATGTTGTTTACGTGTCTAAGGTTTCAACTTTGACAACAACACGCAATACTGCATATGCTATTGCAGTAGATCTCACTATACTTACTATTAAATGTACTGTGTGTAAAGATCATATCGAAACAAAATGCTTGTGCTTCACAATGGTCACAATTGTAAGATCAGAGCATTAGGGAGACCACTGCAAAAGGAGGGACAGAGATTATGGTGGAGAGCTGTAGCCCACAGGGAGGACACAGTTAGaacagggaggggagcagggagtccAGAACATTCCTCaggggcaggaagaggaggtgaaggggatCTCAAGTGGGGAACGGAAGAGAGGACTGGTAACGGGGGCAGTGAAGGGAAGTGAAGGGCAGCAGGGAAGAAAAGGGTAGCAGGGAGAACAACTTGAGAGAAACAGTGTGCACCCCATCCTCACAGTCAGCATTGGGACAAAAACTGTATCCCTTACATCACATCACAGCACATCACACGGTTTTTATGTTCACTTAAAGCGGTTTCCTGGATTGATTTCAGTCAAAATGGAATCGGCCCCAATCCCAATGAAACCCAAAGAGGGCCACCCACATTGCAGTGACCAGAGAGAGATGTCGTGAGCAGGATAATGGTTAAGGCAGAGGGAAAGTGGAGCGAGCATGGAAAATGCTAATCATGTTATTGTTTGCACACAATAATGTGCCAAGAGATCGCATGCATTTGTACAATGCACTTCATCTAGCGGGATACAGCTTCTTTCAAAAACCGGGACACTCATAACACTAAAGTGGTAGACTGGGACACTTTGAGGAAGATTTACAAAAGGATAGGTAAACAAACAATtagcaaaaaaaacacaacattggATATTAAAGGGATTGTAGGATGTTAAGGGGGTTGTAGGATGTTAAGGGGATTGTGGGATATTAAGGGGGTTTGAACATGCATTGAAACAACAGAAAACAGCACAAAATGTGAGTAACTTTCTGTTGTCAATGGACTGGCTCGAGATTCATGTTCCATGTAATTTTTCATTGCTATCAAAGAAGATAAAGTAAGCTTTTGAAATCACTTTCGGAGACAGAATgtgatttgatttaaatgaTTTTGATTAATGAGATGGCAAATTATTCAATGGTGGCAAACAAAATTTGAATTTGAGAGCATTGACAATGACATTTTGATTAGGCAGCAAATTTGTAAAAAACCTTTAAACAGTGATCAGATTGGACTCGAATGTCCACCTTGGTTGATGGGACAGTACATATGACTTCATAATGCCTAATACGACTAATATTAAGTACCAGGAGGCACAACAACAGTAGTTGTATTATTCTACTATAGATACTATGGAAGTTCTACCTtgcaaataataaaataatgtatATATTTGACTGAATCATACCACATGTAAATCACTTATTGAAATGACATCTGAGCAAATATAAAGGACTTTACCTAAACAACACTAAAATAACAAGACCTACGACATTGTTCAGTTGCATTAGGCCTCGTAACTGTCATATGTACACCCCATTCAATCAAAGTGTTCTCAAATCCCTCGATCGCTAGAAATAAACGTTTTGGAAATTCCCTCAACACTTAATTGTCCATTGACACCAGTTCTTGTCTGTAAAGTTGAAGGGTTTGACAGTGTCATCCACTGGTGCAGCGCGTCTACAtctaccttctctcctctctcccccaggtcgcctttctctccccttaaGCCTGGCAACCCCTGTGAAATACAACTGCAGTTCATTCCTCTggtttggggagggaggggagggggtcaagGCTAAGCTCTAAACACCTATCTGAAACAAGGCTCATATCCCTCTCGGACTGACTGCGTCATGGGCTGCGATATGAAcacagcagaggagggaggagggggagtggaggaaggagaaagagagtgcaaGATAGTTGAGCATTTCAGAAGATGTGAGTAGTCTGCGTGAGAAGCCATTTTGACAACCAAATCCAGTTCATCTACAGTATCCTTTGTGGAATGTTTAAAAAACAaacccctctcatcccctggCAACAAAAGCAGCACTAGACAGAAGGATTCTCACTCACGTCTAGGCCAGGAGTCCCAGTAGCACCCTGAAATAAACACAGGAAAGAACAGACTCAGCCTTTTCTCTTTCCAAGCAGATACattccaaacacacatgcagcttTCCAAGTTCAGACTTGGTAGGATACTGGAACAGTGCACTGAGTGTTACAGGAGTACGTTGTGATTGACGGGGGCTTCAGGTCGTCTCAACTCACAGGGAGGCCGTACGGTCCTCTGGGTCCAGGTTCACCTGCTGCTCCTTTCTCCCCCTGAAGCAAAACGCATCCGAGTTACGTTCAAATCTACACACAGAGCTCTCAAATACGACACACTGAGCACTCAAATCTACACACAGAGCTCTCAAATACGACACACTGAGCACTCAAATCTACACACAGAGCTCTCAAATACGACACACTGAGTTTGCACTGTATTCCATCTCAAGTACCATGTCTACTTGCAATGGCAAAAGGCTCTTATGCTCCGTCTAGTCTTAACTAGCTGGTCGACTTACTATGTCGCCTTTTGGCCCGGCTGGACCGGAGGGGCCCGCAGGCCCATCCATACCCTGTGGAGAAGAAGACAAGAGCTTGCTGACATCCTAAGTGACATCCCCCACACTCTACAACCAACAATAtggaaccaaaaaaaaaaaaaacttccaaTGACACAGTCATTTCTTTTCTCAACTGGATAATGAACTCCAGTTGTTGGAGCCATTTCAGCGTACAGCATGAGGCTAAAAGCATCTGGATGTATGTAGCTCGATCATTTCATTGACTGTGTGCCATCAGTTGCAGTCCTACTATTTATCATGCAGTGAACACAAGTCAATCCATTATAACACCGAGGACACTGTTAATGTATGAGTGACTGTTAATGCTATGTTAATGGGACACTCATTGACAAACACGCAAAAGGCCAATGGCTTGCTCATTTGTGTATGGAAGAGCAGGTGGATGGCCCACCACATAGTAGTCGCAGACCTCGGGACCACAGAGTAGTGGTCTCCCACAGGAGGTTTATGAACTCActgccaccttctcctcctgacTTGCTAGCTACACAAACTGGAACCCAAACGCTATGACAGGCTGACAACAAAACGTGTTCAGTGGATGGGAGATGACAGGGGATGTCCGGGTCGAGGGtcatggtgggagagaggacagggaggtgaaGCTTCTTGGGTCACATGACACTCACCCTAATTCCGGGCTTTCCGTCCAAGCCGGAGGCCCCCTGTGGTGTTATGGAGGTATGAGTGACATGAACAATGCGGGATTAGTACAAGATGAGCACCATGGAGAAGGACACTTAATCGTGGTTATCAAGActtgggaggggtgtggggaggttgtgggggtgggggggttgttcAGCAGCATGATGTCACAAGGAGGCAACAGCTGGAGCCGACAAGCGAGGAggacagcggggggggggacggggacgacTCACAGAGAACAAGATGAGACGCACACTGACGGCAGACGCGCTAATACAGTTTGCGGGGCTACGTGGCCAAAGCGGGCGCACTCCTCCACTGACACGGAAGCggaagcagagagcagagcGATGGGGAGGATGGAGTGATgaaggaggatggatggaggatagAGTGTTGAAGGAGgatagaggctggggggggatgggggttggatgggcagggggggtgaggatgaatgtgtgtgatacTTACAGGCAGGCCAAGGGGTCCCCTGTCCCCTTTGTGGCCCGGCTCCCCGCGCACACCCTTCACGCCGTGGAGCCCGCCCTCCCCCTAAAGAAGCAGATGAGCAGATTGGCTACGACGGACAGTTGGGTCGCACCTTCTAGAAACGACGCCGATGGCTGCAGCCGTGTGCAGGTTAACGCTGCAAGCTTGCAGACGGGATTAGCTTgaacacacctcaacaccctCTTTTCCTGACCTCTGCAATACGATTGTCAGGCGAAAGCCACATGGCATCAAGTTCGGCTTTCACCTATTGTTAATATGAGATTGCTCATCTAGTGAAGGAGTAGAGGGTGTTAAGGGCCTATTGTCCACCGCTGGGTAAACTACCGGAGACATCCATGTTAGCAGGACAGATATGCTGGGTCACTTATTAGGTAATGGTTTATGAATATTTGATACAATGAGTGAAGGTACTGATGGCTCACAAGCTGTCGTTTAACTTTGGATTTTACCTTTGGTCCAGGGAAGCCATGTGGACCCTGAAAGACAAATTGGAAACAAACTAAGTGTCGTCTCCCCCCTCGGTGTGGACAAGTTGAGCTGCTCCTACAGTTGTTGCTACTAGCTGAGTGGCGGTTGCAGTTTACTCGTGGAGAGAACCGTTAAAATGCTAAGAGCACCAAGGCTCGTGGTTTTAAAACTCCCCACATTTCACTACAGCAACGTCCAATTTAATTTCAAATCCAACTTCTGATTCAAATGACCGAGATGACCGTCTCTACCACCTTTGCTGTGTTAGTGATGTTAGACATGTGAGACTACAGCAGCCGAAACACATACTGCAAATGTTGGTCATAGATAGGGTCTGCAGTGCAGATAGAAGCAGGCATTAACTGAAGCACGCGCTGTTGTGGGGAAGCTCTGCAAACCACCTCATCGACGAGGACAACCTGGGCTTTTACAGTGCTACGCAATTTGAGCCTAATACTAAATATGAAGGTTTTTCTGTAGGGATCAGGAGAAAAACATGGACAACCATTTCCAAAGATTGTATACAACTTTCTCTGGCTGTTGGACAAAGTTCTTTAGTCTCTCACCATGGGGCCGGGGGGCCCGTGGGGTCCAGCGGCACCTGGGGGTCCAATTATCTGTGTGACGGAGAGATCCATTCCTGATTAACAGGCAGACCGCTACAAACAAGTACCAACCAAGTAAAAATGGGGTCTGTGACAGCCTTAGATACTTACAGAGCTGCCCTGAGGTCCAGGAAGGCCTGAATCCCCTTTGTCCCCCTTCAGACCGTTGACACCCTGCAAGGAAACGGACACAATAGGATTGGGGCAAATCATGCGTCAAACCCGTGTGGTTAAAAAGCtctttgtgtgtgatgttgatgttgtggaTGTTGGTTGATGATGTGGGTTGTTACCGGTAAGCCAGTTAAACCCACGGCTCCCTTGTCTCCGGAGGTCCCGGGGACGCCCATGTCTCCCTTCGAACCTTTGTAACCCTGGACACATGTCGCAACTTCAGCTAAGAACTGGAGTGATCCTGTTCGCATGCAATTCACCTCATTCAGCGCTGTGAGCATTTGGAGATCTCGATGGTGCTAGTCATTGTACTGTATATGCAGTGTAATATTGTAGTGTGttatattatgtttgactttttgtGAAGCCCTCTCATTAGCGTCAGTTGGTGTTCGAAAGGGGACAAAACAGGACTGAGGACGGCAGGGAGGTCaactcactctttctccatctAGTCCAGGCAGTCCTGGCATTCCTTGATCACCCTAAAACCCACAGAGAATACCACTGAAAGCACACCCACTCCTGTGCAGGATCACTGAGCACCCTGTACATTTTCACATGCAGTGACTGGTCTTGAAATGGTTACCCATGGGCATTTTAATTTCCCATTGAAGTGACAACACTGATATACAATCATGTATATtggttgtttttcttttctaatgaaaattccaaaacattttgttcagatatagtatcaaatgaatggccagtgcCCAGAACAGAGGCGTTATTAGACatcaaactctactggggcacaggcccctaattcatatccctttttttctctcaagcttgctgcgcacaatgcactactaggctatagaaactccccttgcttaacccaatATACAACAGTTCAAGGACGCAAGTTTGacatcagctttggcagggacatcaatagttaatgcgagcgcgtaaatcttttttgcattcatttgagcatAAATATtcttttgagcttcatgtaatattgtttttatgttttagtcaaaagatgatcggtaggcctatcatttaaaaaactatctttagttttgtaatgttttcttagcctacctcaattctgacttgtgtgccgagtcagacacctggggggtattccagaaagcaggttatgcgggTGGGTTAATTTACCCGGttatgtcacataacctgctttctggaatacccccccatTTTTTTCCAGGggttatcaatctaaattaatgcactgagtaataaagtaaattgttaaaactcaaactttagattttactggggcacagcagatttatttcaaatgaatggccagtgtcaAGAGAGCACTTGGTGATGGCATTTGGTTTGGGGTTTAGTCATGGCCTGTTGTATCAAATATAtaaattttttatatttttaccaAGTAGATCTTGAGTTATGGTCCAAATAGGTTactataataataagaataaaaaTACCAACAAACACAATAGGCTACCTTCTGATGGAGAAATCCTAAATAAAGCGTTGAAGAGGCAGGTTACCTTGGCACCCTGAGGTCCGGCGGGCCCGATAGGTCCTGGTGGGCCCTGCATGCACAGAGACACGTGGTCAGCATCATCATTACCACGGTGACAGACCAACATACACTAGTATGGAGCCATTCTCACAGTTCAGTCAGTTCAGGGTGGGAACAACAGTTTAAAATAGGTAAAGGATACATGGAAAAACTGAAATAGTAATAATCCGCTGTTTAAATGAAACTTGTTGCAGAGGCTTGAATCCAAAGCAGAGACTTTAAGCCAAATCAACATAAATATAATAATCAAGgaccagaagtgcacagttctaacagtatttcagtggttatTGACAATGAGCGGTCTATAGATCAATGGATTGTTTTATGACTGACCATTATCTTTTAATGAATTAACTTTCAGGTGAATACATAAACCAATGGAGGATGCAACTATTGTTCCTAGATAAGAATTCATACGTTTCTCCAAACAGGATCACCTTTGTCCTTGGCCTGCTCAGTTCCTCTAAAGGGCAGCCCGGTTAGAGTTCACCAAAGCACAACTCACCGACTCACATCTCCACAGTCAGTGTTAAGCAACAATGTGGGGAGGGATGTGttaggcgagagagagacagacacacagagacagagagagagagagagagagagagagagggcgagagaaaaagaggaaagagaatgggagagagaaagagagagacagatagatgtAACAAATGGATAAAGATAGATAAAAAAAATGGAACAGGGCTGGGCAGGGCGAGTTCAGGGGTTGGATCCATGCCAGGATAAAGGTGAGAGGCGTCACTCACTGACATTCATAACACATGATAGGGGGAGGGTGAATTACCGTCACTGTTATAGTGGTAATCTTCTGTTGGGGCGGCCAAGGGAAGGAAAGATAAGATTATGGGTTATCCACCAAATACTCAGCATGTCAGCatgcttaacccccccccccccttccgccCCATGCCCCTACCCCCACCCGAGGAGTTCTTTGGGTTAACACAGCTAGCCTAGCATCGGAACCGAACCGCTCTAGATGGAGTTTGACCTCAGAGCTCAATCATCAAGCAGCGTACACTTCGCTAGCTGACGACCATTCTCGGTTAAGAGTGGGAATCATCAAGATAAGATGTCTGACAGGAATATCACACTTGTATATCAAAAGAGGCCTCACCAGAAAAACATGCTCATATATCACCCCAGGGACATTAATAACCATGTAGAACGCCCCAGACATCCTGGACTGATGGGAAGATAAACAGTAGTGTACATAACTACTGCATCTTCCATATGTCCCGTATGGCATATACCCGGTAATTACACACCGGTATCTTTCTACTAAAAGGCAGACATAAAAGATCAACGCAGGTTAAACAGACAGTTAGAGAGTGTCTGACCTGCAAAGCCTCCTGGATGTTTCCATTGTAATCGACGATCTCGGTGGCACCCTGGTCTCCTTTCTGTCCAGGAGGTCCCTGGAGTTAAAGGGAATGAGGAGCATGAATGAGGAGCATGAATGAGGAGCTCACAGCAGAACACATGACATGCTTCTTCACATGACATATTACGTATTTCTccactccaacacacctgattcaaataaatgctcgttatcaggcttctgcagggCTTGATAACGACCCGTTCGTTtgggtcaggtgtgttggagcagagaaacatcgaaaacatacaggacagtgggccctgaggaccagtgtTGAAAACCACTGCCGTAGAGAACAGTCTCCCACATGTTTTTTTTACCATGAATCCTCAAAAGGCTTTCATGTCACAATGACAGATGTGTGTGAGATTAAACTAAATAAATAGCAAATCAAGTAAATTAATTTAAACTGTATAACTGACTCTGATGGCAGCTACAATGACCAAATCAGTGTTCACAGGTTTGggcactgccccctggtggtaaTCAGACTGCAGTGCTCTGCAGAACATGGTTCAAAGTAGTTTGTCCCCTACACTGGAACGGTCATAGTATCACATGATCTAACAGGCCTCAGAGTTTGGATTAGAATGAGCTGTTTAGCTATTTAATCCTGGACCAGACCATGTTAGtgataaataatgttttttaataaaatgtaaaGCCATCATTTGAAACACTAATAAAACCAGCTTTTTTTATGGAGCAACAGAAAGCGGTCCTATGTTTCTAAACGTTTATGACTAAAGACTCACCTTTGGGCCGATGGCTCCCAAATCTCCTTTGTCTCCAAACTCGCCCTGTGACACAGCCAGAACAAACACGAGTCAGGTTTACGGATATGTAAACCTTCTGAGAGCAGTGAACGTCCAAATAACTGACAAGTAGATGTACTGACCTTTGAACCTTTAGGGCCTGgtgttcctccctctccttgtgATCCCTAGCATTGAAGATGAAATGCAAGTTAGGAATCGAGGAACCATAAAGAGGATTATCTGTGATTCATGATTTGCACCAAAAAATGTGGGAAAACATTCTCCCAAATGCTCAAATTTAACTCAAGAGTTAAATTCAACTATTTCTCTGAAGACTTCCGGACTCAACTCTGCTTAGGAGCTCTATCACTACCTTATTATGCCACAACTGGAATGCaattaaaatgtgtttatttgaacTTCAGTGAAATCAGAATGCCTGCCACATAAATGGAAACCATTCCCTTTGGGATTTTCTGATAGGATATGAAATGTCTGTTGATGATGTTGGACCTTATCAGTGTTTAGACTGGGGCCAAACCACCTGAAGTAGAGCTTATTACTAAACACTGGTAAGCTGACCTCGGTATGATTCAACTATGTTTACACTCTCTGATCCCGGGGGAAAGATTTGGAGTCATTATTGTAGTTGTGGGTATAAGCCTTTCTCTCATGTCATGCTAGTTTAAATGACTGCAAGACTGTGGTTTTCAAACTGGGGGGCCCAGTGGGTACCCCCAGTGGGTAACCCCTAGTTGCTAAAGCAATaatagggggagggggcatgagATCAGGCGAGGAGTCCACGGCTGTAGAATAGGATCAAATTATAattcggcgggggggggggggggggggcgggacatTTTTTCCTAATTTACAAAGCGGGCCTGAAGGAAAGACATTGAGAAGTGCTGATGTAGCCGTAAGTGTTAATGACTTAACAAGTCACTAGATGGCAGCAAATACCCATGATGCTCGCTGAACCTGGTACTGCAGGAAGTTGAATTTGTTAAGAAGTTACTTTGGGAAAGCAGCATAGTGTATTTCTTACATCACatccgtgaacacacacacacaaatacacacagtcaTAGACGTACTAACCTTCAGTCCAATTGGTCCAGTCTCGCCCCGCTCTCCCTTGCCTGGAGGGCCatgatctcctctctccccctggagGGGAAAGACAACAGCCCCTCAAGACACCCTGCTTGACTTCCTGAATGGCCAGTTTCCCTCTCAGGGTCTGAGTCAACATGACTCCTGTCCTCCACACTGAGGGACCAGCTTTACCCTTCCtacagacctgagaccagctttacCCTTCCtacagacctgagaccagctttacCCTTCCtacagacctgagaccagctttacCCTTCCtacagacctgagaccagctttacCCTTCCtacagacctgagaccagctttacGCTTCCtacagacctgagaccagctttaTCCTTCCTACAGACCTGAGATCAGCTTGATCCTTCCTACACACCTGAGTCCAGCTTTACCCTAACtacagacctgagaccagctttacCCTTTCtacagacctgagaccagctttaTCCTTCCTACAGACCTGAGTCCAGCTTTACCCTTCCTACAGACCTGAGTCCAGCTTTACCCTTCCTACAGACCTAAGACCAGACTGTGGGGTTGGGGTCTCAAGATGAACGAACCTGAACCTGCTGATTCTAACTGGCAGCTCAGGGTGTGTGAAGCCTAACAGTCCActaggagaggggtggatggacaGGTCCTACCTTGGTTCCTGGCAGTCCTGGAAGTCCTGGCTCTCCCTGGGGCCCCAGGAATCCAGGCTCTCCCTGCAGACAGATGGtaggagttagggttagggtcatggttagggtcaggagttagggtcaggggttagggttagagtaaTGAACCACACTGGTGACCCCTAACATTCAGCAGCCCAGATCCACTGTGTGTGGCAAGAGTTGAGCATACA belongs to Osmerus mordax isolate fOsmMor3 chromosome 23, fOsmMor3.pri, whole genome shotgun sequence and includes:
- the LOC136967374 gene encoding collagen alpha-1(XXV) chain; this translates as MKVADTKGELKCAEKMEREVTSHKRQPCSTTVFNVISSLFSVASIAFCIFLSVKTSEIKGRVVDLETGHGEHILHRVPGFSLDHFNSLIQERVDELLSQRSYESFAKIRIAREVTPECNCPPGPQGKRGRRGRNGEPGPPGPPGPQGDKGDQGDQGPRMVFPKINHGFLSADQQLIKRRLIKGDQGQAGPPGPPGPPGPPGPRGPPGDTGKDGPRGVPGQPGDPGTPGELGLMGPEGPPGIKGSLGSPGVPGVDGLKGEVGTSGLDGTPGTKGEMGERGEKGDMGEDGLKGDVGEKGESGSSAAGIKGEPGEPGRGGMKGEPGLPGLPGLPGIKGEPGFLGPQGEPGLPGLPGTKGERGDHGPPGKGERGETGPIGLKGSQGEGGTPGPKGSKGEFGDKGDLGAIGPKGPPGQKGDQGATEIVDYNGNIQEALQKITTITVTGPPGPIGPAGPQGAKGDQGMPGLPGLDGERGYKGSKGDMGVPGTSGDKGAVGLTGLPGVNGLKGDKGDSGLPGPQGSSIIGPPGAAGPHGPPGPMGPHGFPGPKGEGGLHGVKGVRGEPGHKGDRGPLGLPGASGLDGKPGIRGMDGPAGPSGPAGPKGDIGEKGAAGEPGPRGPYGLPGATGTPGLDGLPGLRGEKGDLGERGEKGEKGKKGKKGPKGEKGEQGAPGLDAPCPLVCPNNEPLSQP